Proteins found in one Actinokineospora alba genomic segment:
- a CDS encoding endonuclease domain-containing protein yields MIDHPYGLHGVFRRDDLVREMGLTAVRALLTTGQLTAFSRTILVDRRRALDFPTRAAAALSWAGDETVLTSHTSAWLHGCTAADQGTIHVLSSYDRRARKRPGIAFHNGSLDTIGIGRIHGLRVVDLAFAIAEILCAAPRATALACADQALAQASDQDRKGVHDAIGYRLDTRADSRGRWRAWALLDLATGRPESPAESALLLAVVDGGLPVPVAQHPILDIDGRERYRLDFGWPDPKIALEYDGYAAHEGRLQRDAARDLDLARRGWLVIRATAADLRDPSRFMSELRVAFAARRFACA; encoded by the coding sequence ATGATTGATCATCCGTATGGCCTGCATGGCGTGTTCCGGCGGGATGACCTGGTTCGCGAGATGGGCTTGACGGCCGTCCGGGCGTTGCTGACTACTGGGCAACTCACGGCGTTCTCTAGAACGATCCTCGTGGATCGGCGCCGGGCGCTGGACTTTCCAACCAGAGCTGCCGCCGCCCTGTCGTGGGCAGGCGACGAGACGGTGCTGACCAGCCACACGTCAGCCTGGCTCCATGGGTGCACGGCGGCTGATCAAGGCACGATCCACGTGCTTTCCAGCTACGACCGGCGGGCGCGGAAACGACCGGGGATCGCATTCCACAATGGATCGCTCGACACCATCGGCATCGGCAGAATCCATGGACTGCGTGTGGTCGACCTAGCCTTCGCTATCGCGGAAATCCTGTGCGCCGCACCGCGAGCGACAGCCCTGGCCTGTGCCGATCAGGCATTGGCGCAGGCGTCGGATCAGGACAGGAAGGGTGTCCACGACGCAATCGGGTACCGCCTCGACACTCGCGCGGACTCACGCGGGCGCTGGCGCGCTTGGGCCCTGTTGGATCTCGCGACCGGCAGGCCCGAATCGCCCGCGGAAAGCGCTCTCCTCTTGGCTGTTGTCGATGGAGGGCTCCCGGTCCCGGTCGCACAGCATCCGATCCTCGACATCGATGGCCGAGAGCGTTATCGACTGGACTTCGGCTGGCCGGACCCGAAGATCGCGCTGGAATACGACGGATACGCCGCACACGAGGGTCGGCTGCAGCGCGACGCGGCCCGCGATCTTGACCTCGCTCGGCGAGGCTGGTTGGTGATCAGGGCGACCGCAGCCGATCTGCGTGACCCTTCGCGGTTCATGAGCGAACTCCGGGTGGCGTTTGCCGCCCGGAGATTCGCCTGTGCCTGA
- a CDS encoding M20 family metallopeptidase, translating to MTLLDSRPELPSEGGRNGHLAVSGEDSAVLITSSGVTMPTVEDLAAGRGPAWLDQWLDANASDVLAWFRHLHEHPELSRQEFATTELVAGLLKSFGLQPELLPAGNGLICDVGEGDRCVALRADMDALPMTEATGLPYAAKVQGVCHACGHDAHTTILLATGIALASAPELPGRVRLIFQPAEEVMPGGALEVIDAGGLDGVDRIFGLHCDPRLEVGRIGTRVGAITSATDLLELRLTSPGGHTSRPHLTADLVHALGTVITGLPALLSRRIDPRSGTVLVWGAVHAGEAANAVPQDGVLRGTLRTGDHDVWADLEPIVASLVESLLAPTGVGFELIHTRGVPPVINDRESTQILRAGIESALGQDALAGTKQSSGGEDFGWYLEKVPGSFMRLGVWSGQGPIHDLHQPTFQLDERALLTGIRTMTHTALTALS from the coding sequence GTGACTCTGCTGGACTCGCGACCCGAACTCCCGTCGGAGGGTGGTCGCAACGGACACCTCGCCGTCTCCGGAGAGGATTCAGCCGTGCTGATCACGTCCAGTGGGGTCACTATGCCCACTGTGGAGGATCTCGCGGCCGGGCGTGGACCTGCCTGGCTCGACCAGTGGCTCGACGCCAACGCGTCCGACGTCTTGGCGTGGTTCCGGCATCTCCACGAGCACCCGGAGCTGTCCCGGCAGGAGTTCGCGACCACCGAGCTGGTCGCCGGACTGCTCAAGTCCTTCGGCCTGCAGCCTGAGCTGCTCCCCGCGGGCAACGGCCTGATCTGCGACGTCGGCGAGGGCGACCGCTGTGTCGCGCTGCGCGCCGACATGGACGCGCTGCCGATGACCGAGGCCACCGGCCTGCCCTATGCGGCCAAGGTCCAGGGCGTCTGCCACGCCTGCGGCCACGATGCCCACACCACGATCCTGCTGGCCACCGGCATCGCCCTGGCGTCCGCGCCCGAGCTGCCCGGCCGGGTCCGGCTGATCTTCCAGCCCGCCGAGGAGGTCATGCCCGGCGGCGCGCTGGAGGTCATCGACGCGGGCGGCCTCGACGGCGTCGACCGCATCTTCGGCCTGCACTGCGACCCGCGCCTGGAGGTCGGCCGCATCGGCACCCGGGTCGGCGCGATCACGTCGGCGACGGACCTGCTGGAGCTGCGTCTCACCTCGCCGGGCGGCCACACCTCGCGCCCGCACCTGACGGCCGACCTGGTCCACGCTCTCGGCACGGTCATCACCGGGCTCCCGGCCCTGCTGTCCCGCCGCATCGACCCGCGCTCCGGCACCGTCCTCGTGTGGGGCGCGGTCCACGCGGGCGAGGCGGCCAACGCGGTCCCCCAGGACGGCGTCCTGCGCGGCACCCTGCGCACCGGCGACCACGACGTCTGGGCCGATCTGGAGCCCATTGTGGCGAGCCTGGTCGAGTCCCTCCTGGCCCCCACGGGCGTCGGCTTCGAACTGATCCACACCCGTGGCGTGCCCCCGGTCATCAACGACCGCGAGAGCACCCAAATCCTCCGCGCCGGCATCGAGTCCGCCCTCGGCCAGGACGCCCTGGCGGGCACCAAGCAGTCCTCCGGCGGCGAAGACTTCGGCTGGTACCTCGAAAAGGTCCCCGGCTCCTTCATGCGCCTCGGCGTCTGGTCCGGCCAGGGCCCCATCCACGACCTACACCAGCCAACGTTCCAATTGGACGAACGCGCCCTCCTAACCGGCATCCGCACCATGACCCACACCGCCCTAACCGCCCTCTCCTAA
- the meaB gene encoding methylmalonyl Co-A mutase-associated GTPase MeaB has product MGRRIDVGEYAKGVLAGDRGLLSRAITLVESKRADHRALAQELLVELLPHAGGAHRVGITGVPGVGKSTFIDALGSNLTAAGHRVAVLAVDPSSTRTGGSILGDKTRMSRLAVDPAAFIRPSPTSGTLGGVAKATRETIVLMEAAGYDTVLVETVGVGQSEVTVANMVDCFLFLTLARTGDQLQGIKKGVLELADVIAVNKADGDHAREAQKAARELAGALRLLRAPEGAWTPPVLTCSGQENLGLDTLWEQIELHHKTLSESGELADKRRRQQVDWTWSMVQDTLLGRLHDHPAVRALAPDLERQVRDGELTATLAAERILAAFAERERSD; this is encoded by the coding sequence TTGGGTAGAAGAATTGATGTCGGCGAGTACGCCAAGGGTGTGCTCGCCGGCGACCGGGGGCTGCTCTCGCGGGCCATCACGCTGGTGGAGTCCAAGCGGGCCGACCACCGCGCGCTGGCCCAGGAGCTGCTCGTCGAGCTGCTGCCGCACGCGGGCGGGGCGCACCGGGTCGGCATCACCGGCGTCCCCGGCGTGGGCAAGTCGACGTTCATCGACGCGCTCGGGTCGAACCTGACCGCCGCGGGCCACCGGGTCGCGGTGCTCGCCGTCGACCCGTCGTCGACCCGGACGGGCGGCAGCATCCTGGGCGACAAGACCCGGATGTCACGGCTCGCGGTCGACCCGGCGGCGTTCATCCGGCCCTCGCCCACGTCGGGCACGCTCGGCGGCGTGGCCAAGGCGACCCGCGAGACCATCGTGCTGATGGAGGCGGCCGGCTACGACACCGTGCTCGTCGAGACGGTCGGTGTCGGGCAGTCCGAGGTCACCGTGGCCAACATGGTCGACTGCTTCCTGTTCCTGACCCTGGCGCGGACGGGCGACCAGCTGCAGGGGATCAAGAAGGGCGTCCTGGAGCTGGCCGACGTCATCGCGGTCAACAAGGCCGACGGCGACCACGCGCGAGAGGCCCAGAAAGCCGCCCGAGAGCTCGCTGGGGCGCTCCGGCTGCTGCGCGCGCCCGAGGGGGCGTGGACTCCGCCCGTGCTGACTTGCAGCGGCCAGGAGAACCTGGGGCTCGACACGCTCTGGGAGCAGATCGAGCTGCACCACAAGACGCTGTCGGAGTCCGGCGAACTGGCCGACAAGCGGCGCCGCCAGCAGGTCGACTGGACGTGGTCGATGGTCCAGGACACCCTTCTCGGCCGACTTCACGACCACCCGGCCGTGCGCGCGCTGGCCCCGGACCTGGAACGACAGGTCCGCGACGGCGAACTGACCGCCACCCTGGCCGCCGAACGCATCCTTGCGGCCTTCGCGGAGCGTGAGCGGTCCGACTAA
- the scpA gene encoding methylmalonyl-CoA mutase — MSIPDFSGIDLGGPAAGSAADWQAALHEATGKGADALSWDTPEGIGIKPVYGAEDLEGLDFLTTYPGIAPYLRGPYPTMYVNQPWTIRQYAGFSTAEESNAFYRRNLAAGQKGLSVAFDLATHRGYDSDHPRVAGDVGMAGVAIDSIYDMRQLFDGIPLDKMSVSMTMNGAVLPVLALYVVAAEEQGVAPEALAGTIQNDILKEFMVRNTYIYPPRPSMRIISDIFSYTSQHMPKYNSISISGYHMQEAGATADLELAYTLADGVEYIRAGRDAGMDVDRFAPRLSFFWAIGMNFFMEVAKMRAARLLWAKLVKGFEPKSSKSLSLRTHCQTSGWSLTAQDVYNNVIRTCVEAMAATQGHTQSLHTNALDEALALPTDFSARIARNTQLLLQQESGTTRVIDPWGGSAFVERLTYDLARKAWGHISEVEAAGGMAQAIDAGIPKLRIEEAAARTQARIDSGRQPVIGVNKYRVETEDHIDVLKVDNKGVRGQQIEKLRRLREERDSDAVESALNALTNAADAGGNLLELAIDAARKKATVGEISEALGKVWGRHSAQIRTISGVYRDEVGQSSTVDDARAVVDAFAEAEGRRPRILVAKMGQDGHDRGQKVIATAFADLGFDVDVGPLFSTPDEVARQAVEADVHIVGVNSLAAGHLTLVPALREELAALGRDDIMIVVGGVIPPQDFDELRAAGAAAIFPPGTVIADAAAELLRKLAEQHGHSLG; from the coding sequence ATGAGCATCCCCGATTTCTCCGGAATCGACCTGGGCGGTCCCGCCGCGGGGTCGGCGGCCGACTGGCAGGCGGCGCTGCACGAGGCCACCGGCAAGGGCGCCGACGCGCTGTCCTGGGACACACCCGAAGGCATCGGCATCAAGCCGGTGTACGGGGCCGAGGACCTCGAAGGCCTCGACTTCCTCACCACGTACCCGGGCATCGCGCCGTACCTGCGCGGCCCGTACCCGACGATGTACGTCAACCAGCCGTGGACCATCCGCCAGTACGCGGGATTCTCCACCGCCGAGGAGTCCAACGCCTTCTACCGCCGCAACCTCGCGGCAGGCCAAAAAGGACTGTCGGTCGCGTTCGACCTGGCCACCCACCGCGGTTACGACTCCGACCACCCGCGCGTGGCCGGTGACGTCGGCATGGCGGGCGTCGCCATCGACTCGATCTACGACATGCGCCAGCTCTTCGACGGCATCCCGCTGGACAAGATGAGCGTGTCGATGACGATGAACGGCGCGGTGTTGCCCGTTCTCGCGCTCTACGTCGTCGCGGCCGAGGAACAAGGCGTGGCGCCGGAAGCGCTCGCCGGGACCATCCAGAACGACATCCTCAAAGAGTTCATGGTCCGCAACACCTACATCTACCCGCCGCGGCCGTCGATGCGGATCATCTCCGACATCTTCAGCTACACCTCGCAGCACATGCCGAAGTACAACTCGATCTCCATCTCCGGCTACCACATGCAGGAAGCCGGGGCGACCGCCGACCTGGAACTGGCCTACACCCTCGCCGACGGCGTGGAGTACATCCGGGCCGGTCGCGACGCGGGCATGGACGTCGACCGGTTCGCGCCGCGGCTGTCGTTCTTCTGGGCCATCGGCATGAACTTCTTCATGGAGGTCGCCAAGATGCGGGCCGCCCGCCTGCTCTGGGCGAAACTGGTGAAGGGCTTCGAACCGAAGTCGTCGAAGTCGCTGTCGCTGCGCACGCACTGCCAGACCTCGGGTTGGTCGCTGACCGCGCAGGACGTCTACAACAACGTGATCCGCACCTGCGTGGAGGCCATGGCCGCCACCCAGGGCCACACGCAGTCGCTGCACACCAACGCCCTCGACGAGGCACTGGCGCTGCCCACCGACTTCTCGGCGCGCATCGCCCGCAACACGCAGCTGCTGCTGCAGCAGGAATCCGGCACCACCCGCGTCATCGACCCGTGGGGCGGCAGCGCGTTCGTCGAGCGGCTCACCTACGACCTCGCGCGCAAGGCGTGGGGCCACATCAGCGAGGTCGAGGCCGCCGGCGGCATGGCGCAGGCCATCGACGCCGGCATCCCCAAGCTGCGCATCGAGGAAGCCGCGGCGCGCACCCAGGCTCGCATCGACTCCGGCCGCCAGCCGGTCATCGGGGTCAACAAGTACCGGGTCGAGACCGAGGACCACATCGACGTCCTCAAAGTCGACAACAAGGGCGTGCGCGGGCAGCAGATCGAGAAGCTGCGCAGGCTCCGCGAGGAACGCGACTCCGACGCCGTCGAGAGCGCCCTGAACGCCCTGACCAACGCCGCCGACGCCGGCGGCAACCTGCTCGAACTCGCCATCGACGCGGCCCGCAAGAAGGCCACGGTCGGTGAGATCTCCGAGGCGCTGGGCAAGGTCTGGGGACGCCACTCCGCGCAGATCCGTACGATCTCCGGTGTGTACCGCGATGAGGTCGGCCAGTCGTCCACTGTGGACGACGCGCGCGCTGTCGTCGACGCGTTCGCCGAGGCGGAGGGCCGTCGTCCGCGCATCCTGGTCGCCAAGATGGGCCAGGACGGGCACGACCGCGGCCAGAAGGTGATCGCCACCGCGTTCGCCGACCTCGGCTTCGACGTCGACGTGGGCCCGCTGTTCTCCACCCCGGACGAGGTCGCGCGCCAGGCCGTCGAGGCCGACGTGCACATCGTCGGGGTCAACTCCCTCGCCGCCGGTCACCTCACGCTGGTGCCCGCGCTGCGCGAGGAGCTCGCGGCACTGGGCCGCGACGACATCATGATCGTGGTCGGCGGCGTCATCCCGCCGCAGGACTTCGACGAGCTGCGCGCCGCGGGCGCGGCGGCGATCTTCCCGCCCGGCACGGTCATCGCCGACGCGGCTGCCGAACTGCTACGCAAGCTCGCTGAGCAGCACGGGCACTCGCTTGGGTAG
- a CDS encoding methylmalonyl-CoA mutase subunit beta, with protein sequence MTSPTARASTVPDDLVLAGEFADAAREQWQDLVAGVLRKSGALPEEFDGAVESLLATTTYDGIVLEPLYTAEDAPPPAGFPGLPPYVRGGKPQGNVATGWDVRQRHTDPDPESARKAVMADLENGVTSLWLTVGGSGLPVSALADVLQDVYLDLAPVTLDAGADFRAAADELLRVHADKGIPAGEVKGNLGADPIGHHARTAAGADLDGAAALAVKVAAEYPALRSIVVDGLPFHHAGGSDAEELGASIAAGVAYLRALTDAGLGVEAAAAQLEFRYAATADQFLTIAKFRAARRLWARVAEVTGFTAPQRQHAVSSPAMMTRRDPWVNLLRTTLACFGAGVGGADSVTVLPFDAALGLPDGFARRIARNTQSVLLDESKLAGVIDPAGGSWFVERLTDDLARAAWDFFTEIERAGGIVAALDTGVVGDRLAATWAARSANIANRTDAITGVNEFPNLAEKPIVRDPEPAAPTGGLPVIHYAEAFEELRDRSDRTLAQTGARPKIFLATLGPVAAHTARASFAANLFQAGGIETVAGPAEDFAASGATIACVAGTDKAYAADAATVIETLKSAGAQRVLLAGKPNPELSTVDEFVFAGCDALAVLRATMETLGVKA encoded by the coding sequence ATGACATCCCCCACTGCGAGGGCGAGCACGGTGCCGGACGACTTGGTTCTGGCGGGCGAGTTCGCCGACGCCGCCCGCGAGCAGTGGCAGGACCTTGTCGCGGGCGTGCTCCGCAAGTCAGGTGCCCTGCCCGAGGAGTTCGACGGCGCGGTGGAGTCGCTGCTCGCGACGACCACGTACGACGGCATCGTCCTTGAGCCGCTCTACACCGCCGAGGACGCGCCGCCGCCCGCCGGATTCCCCGGTCTGCCGCCGTATGTGCGCGGCGGCAAGCCCCAGGGCAACGTCGCGACCGGGTGGGATGTGCGCCAGCGGCACACCGATCCTGACCCCGAGTCCGCCCGCAAGGCGGTGATGGCGGATCTGGAGAACGGCGTCACCTCGCTCTGGCTGACGGTCGGCGGCAGCGGGCTTCCCGTCTCCGCCCTGGCCGACGTGCTGCAGGACGTCTACCTGGACCTCGCGCCGGTCACCCTCGACGCGGGCGCCGACTTCCGCGCCGCAGCCGACGAACTGCTGCGCGTGCACGCCGACAAGGGCATCCCCGCCGGTGAGGTCAAGGGCAACCTGGGTGCCGACCCCATCGGCCACCACGCCCGCACCGCGGCGGGCGCCGACCTCGACGGAGCCGCCGCGCTCGCGGTCAAGGTCGCCGCCGAGTACCCGGCCCTGCGCTCGATCGTGGTCGACGGCCTGCCCTTTCACCACGCGGGCGGGTCCGACGCCGAGGAACTGGGCGCGTCCATCGCCGCCGGTGTCGCCTACCTGCGCGCCCTCACCGACGCCGGGCTCGGCGTCGAGGCCGCCGCCGCGCAGCTGGAGTTCCGCTACGCCGCCACCGCCGACCAGTTCCTCACCATCGCCAAGTTCCGCGCGGCCCGTCGACTCTGGGCGCGCGTCGCCGAGGTCACCGGGTTCACCGCGCCGCAGCGCCAGCACGCGGTCAGCTCGCCGGCGATGATGACCAGGCGCGACCCGTGGGTGAACCTGCTGCGCACCACGCTCGCCTGCTTCGGCGCGGGCGTCGGCGGCGCCGACTCGGTCACCGTGCTCCCGTTCGACGCCGCGCTCGGCCTGCCCGACGGCTTCGCCCGGCGCATCGCCCGCAACACCCAGTCGGTGCTGCTCGACGAGTCCAAACTGGCCGGTGTGATCGACCCGGCGGGCGGCTCCTGGTTCGTGGAGCGGCTCACCGACGACCTGGCCCGCGCCGCGTGGGACTTCTTCACCGAGATCGAGCGCGCGGGCGGGATCGTCGCCGCGCTCGACACCGGCGTCGTCGGTGACCGGCTCGCCGCCACCTGGGCGGCCCGCTCGGCCAACATCGCGAATCGGACCGACGCGATCACCGGCGTCAACGAGTTCCCGAACCTCGCCGAGAAGCCGATCGTGCGCGATCCGGAGCCCGCCGCGCCGACCGGCGGCCTGCCGGTCATCCACTACGCCGAGGCCTTCGAGGAACTGCGCGACCGTTCCGACCGGACACTCGCCCAGACCGGTGCCCGGCCCAAGATCTTCCTCGCCACACTCGGACCCGTCGCCGCGCACACAGCGCGGGCTTCCTTTGCCGCCAACCTGTTCCAGGCGGGCGGGATCGAGACCGTCGCCGGACCGGCTGAGGACTTCGCGGCGAGCGGTGCGACCATCGCGTGTGTCGCCGGGACGGACAAGGCCTACGCCGCCGATGCGGCCACGGTCATCGAGACCCTGAAATCAGCGGGCGCCCAGCGCGTCCTGTTGGCAGGCAAGCCGAACCCGGAATTGTCCACTGTGGACGAGTTTGTGTTCGCGGGCTGCGACGCGCTGGCCGTTCTGCGAGCTACCATGGAGACGTTGGGAGTCAAGGCATGA
- a CDS encoding serine/threonine-protein kinase, with protein MVAGRYRLRALLGQGSMGTVWEAYDEHLHRPVAVKEVRLDPGIPQGEADELRERTMREARAIAGVSHPNVITLHDVVRVDGEPFVIMEYMPAASLAQILRANGPLTETQAAVVGDAIAAGLQAAHEAGITHRDVKPGNVLVGLDGRVKLTDFGIARNVSEKTLTRTGIMLGSPAYIAPEIASGAAVSPRADLWGLGATLYAAVEGRAPYDPEGEALAIVSEVVHGDVPTPTVDGPLRSVIEALMVKDPDERISLSEVRARLHPLQPVPGTPVFAGLKTTPPAPVEAAAAPSDPTVTIAADPVSSPSAPLAPAPGPLPFTEPAPTRSRWGAVAASVAAVVLFAAAAGGGFALTRYVGGEPIGPRTQTETSQASAPVRDVEVRTADAATLAGEQGGSFSIPVPGDWVKFVEQRTEKTLTNSTRVHWVAPDGTSELVVERFPNFYPDHVIDQYLRVLATRAPGYRLVGTSELAAGEPEPSLQLTYRTVDVADDAPGPVTVDLNRATFANLVPSGSDLWVVSLTVPIEQEDSGKRGLFTRTVSEFRATG; from the coding sequence CTGGTCGCAGGCCGTTACCGGCTGCGCGCACTGCTCGGGCAGGGGTCCATGGGGACCGTCTGGGAGGCCTACGACGAGCATCTCCACCGCCCGGTCGCGGTGAAGGAGGTCCGGCTCGACCCGGGAATCCCCCAGGGTGAGGCCGATGAGCTGCGGGAACGCACCATGCGCGAGGCCAGGGCCATCGCCGGGGTGTCGCATCCGAACGTCATCACCCTGCACGACGTCGTCCGGGTCGACGGCGAACCGTTCGTGATCATGGAATACATGCCCGCGGCCAGCTTGGCGCAGATTTTGCGGGCCAACGGACCGCTCACGGAGACCCAGGCCGCCGTCGTCGGCGACGCGATCGCGGCGGGCCTGCAGGCCGCGCACGAGGCGGGAATCACACACCGCGACGTCAAGCCGGGCAACGTGCTGGTGGGTCTCGACGGCCGGGTCAAGCTCACCGATTTCGGAATCGCGCGCAATGTCTCGGAGAAAACACTCACCCGGACCGGGATCATGCTCGGCTCCCCGGCCTACATCGCCCCCGAGATCGCCTCCGGCGCGGCGGTCAGTCCCCGCGCCGACCTGTGGGGCCTGGGCGCCACGCTCTACGCGGCGGTCGAGGGTCGGGCGCCTTATGACCCCGAGGGCGAGGCGCTCGCCATCGTCTCGGAGGTCGTGCACGGCGACGTCCCCACGCCGACGGTCGACGGCCCGCTGCGGTCGGTGATCGAGGCGCTGATGGTGAAGGACCCGGACGAGCGGATCTCACTGAGCGAGGTCCGCGCGCGGCTGCACCCGCTGCAGCCAGTGCCGGGCACCCCCGTGTTCGCCGGTTTGAAGACGACACCGCCCGCACCGGTGGAAGCCGCCGCCGCGCCGAGCGACCCGACGGTCACGATCGCCGCGGACCCGGTGTCCTCCCCTAGCGCGCCGCTGGCGCCGGCGCCCGGCCCACTGCCCTTCACCGAGCCCGCGCCGACCCGGTCCCGGTGGGGCGCGGTCGCCGCGAGCGTCGCCGCTGTCGTGCTGTTCGCGGCTGCGGCGGGCGGCGGGTTCGCGCTGACCCGGTACGTCGGCGGCGAACCCATCGGCCCGCGGACCCAGACCGAGACGTCGCAGGCCTCGGCGCCCGTTCGGGATGTGGAGGTGCGCACGGCGGACGCGGCCACCCTCGCGGGCGAGCAGGGCGGCAGCTTCTCCATCCCCGTGCCGGGCGACTGGGTGAAGTTCGTCGAGCAGCGCACGGAGAAGACGCTGACCAACAGCACGCGGGTGCACTGGGTGGCGCCGGATGGGACGTCGGAGTTGGTGGTGGAGCGGTTTCCGAACTTCTATCCCGACCACGTGATCGACCAGTACCTCCGCGTGTTGGCGACGCGTGCGCCCGGATACCGGCTGGTGGGCACGTCTGAGCTGGCGGCGGGTGAGCCTGAGCCGTCGCTGCAGCTGACTTATCGGACGGTGGATGTTGCCGACGACGCGCCTGGGCCGGTGACGGTTGATCTCAACCGGGCGACGTTCGCGAATCTGGTGCCGTCGGGGTCTGATCTTTGGGTGGTGAGTTTGACGGTGCCTATTGAGCAGGAGGACAGCGGGAAGCGGGGGCTGTTCACTCGCACTGTCTCGGAGTTTCGCGCTACTGGTTGA
- a CDS encoding MerR family transcriptional regulator produces the protein MRIAELSRRSGVAVPTIKFYLREGMLPPGERTRPNQAQYDDDHVRRLRLVRAMVELGGLSVAAVRDILATVDSPTDDLDALMGTVSKGLTQAPEEVDEGALDEVIALIEEMGWTCTREHPAARSLAMVYTAAREIDHPQLIAAMRQYAEASVQIARADLDYVENFTGIDRVLESVVVGTVLGDSALAALRKLAQTSESHSRYRQDDPPPE, from the coding sequence GTGCGGATCGCGGAACTGAGCAGGCGCAGCGGCGTGGCCGTGCCGACAATCAAGTTCTACCTGCGCGAAGGCATGCTGCCGCCGGGTGAGCGCACCCGCCCCAACCAGGCCCAGTACGACGACGACCACGTCCGCAGGCTGCGGCTCGTGCGGGCCATGGTCGAGCTAGGCGGCCTGTCCGTCGCGGCGGTCCGCGACATCCTCGCCACCGTCGACTCCCCAACCGACGACCTCGACGCGCTGATGGGCACGGTGTCGAAGGGGCTGACGCAGGCACCCGAGGAGGTCGACGAGGGGGCGTTGGACGAGGTCATCGCTCTCATCGAGGAGATGGGCTGGACCTGCACCCGAGAACACCCGGCGGCCCGCTCGCTCGCGATGGTCTACACAGCGGCCCGCGAGATCGACCACCCACAACTCATCGCCGCCATGCGCCAGTACGCGGAGGCGTCCGTACAGATCGCGCGGGCCGACTTGGACTACGTGGAGAACTTCACCGGCATCGACCGCGTCCTGGAAAGCGTCGTAGTCGGCACCGTCCTCGGCGACTCAGCCTTGGCCGCGTTGCGGAAGTTGGCCCAAACCTCCGAATCCCACAGCCGCTACCGCCAGGACGACCCGCCGCCCGAGTGA
- a CDS encoding ABA4-like family protein, protein MNALLFDLAFFVTVPFWALMIFAPTWSWTHRIISSPWIVLPPLGVWAVLGIPRLPELWALFTTPTVEKLTEFAADGAGITLIWAQVIAWDLFIGRWMYLESRRLGIHPLIMGPLLVLAILLSPIGLPVFLVLRARTRA, encoded by the coding sequence GTGAACGCCCTGCTGTTCGACCTCGCCTTCTTCGTCACCGTCCCGTTCTGGGCACTGATGATCTTCGCGCCGACCTGGTCGTGGACCCACCGGATCATCTCGTCGCCGTGGATCGTGCTGCCGCCGCTGGGCGTCTGGGCGGTCCTGGGCATACCGCGGCTGCCCGAGCTGTGGGCGCTGTTCACCACGCCGACGGTGGAGAAGCTCACCGAGTTCGCCGCCGACGGCGCGGGGATCACGCTGATCTGGGCGCAGGTGATCGCGTGGGACCTGTTCATCGGGCGGTGGATGTACCTCGAGTCGCGCAGGCTCGGGATCCACCCGCTGATCATGGGACCCCTGCTGGTGCTCGCCATCTTGCTCTCTCCCATCGGATTGCCGGTGTTCCTCGTGCTTCGGGCGCGCACGCGCGCGTAG
- a CDS encoding purine-nucleoside phosphorylase: MTAIDIETDPTAFAEQAAKALAERTGVDQHDMAFVLGSGWRPAADELGEPIAEVPMDELPGFLAPTVQGHGGTIRSVDVDGKKVLVVLGRTHLYEGHPVARVVHGVRTAAAAGVRAVVLTNAAGCLMEGVQVGQPVLISDHLNLTARSPLVGADFVDLTDLYSSRLRAVARSIDPTLVDGVYAGLPGPHFETPAEIHMLRVMGAGLVGMSTVLEAIAARAAGVEVLGLSLVTNLAAGITGEPLDHLEVLEAGRVAASSMGTLLRGLALRS, from the coding sequence GTGACCGCAATCGACATCGAGACAGACCCGACGGCCTTCGCGGAGCAGGCGGCGAAAGCGCTTGCCGAACGGACCGGGGTCGACCAGCACGACATGGCCTTCGTCCTCGGCTCCGGCTGGCGACCCGCCGCCGACGAACTCGGCGAGCCGATCGCCGAGGTGCCGATGGACGAGCTGCCCGGCTTCCTCGCGCCGACCGTCCAGGGACACGGCGGCACGATCCGGTCGGTCGACGTCGACGGCAAGAAGGTGCTCGTCGTGCTCGGCCGCACCCACCTCTACGAGGGCCACCCGGTCGCCCGTGTGGTCCACGGAGTTCGCACGGCGGCGGCCGCCGGTGTGCGCGCCGTGGTGCTGACCAACGCGGCGGGCTGCCTGATGGAGGGCGTGCAGGTCGGCCAGCCAGTGCTGATCAGCGACCACCTGAACCTGACCGCGCGCTCCCCGCTGGTGGGCGCCGACTTCGTCGACCTGACCGACCTGTACTCGTCGCGGCTGCGCGCGGTCGCCCGGAGCATCGACCCGACGCTGGTCGACGGCGTCTACGCGGGCCTGCCCGGGCCGCACTTCGAGACCCCGGCGGAGATCCACATGCTGCGGGTCATGGGCGCGGGCCTGGTCGGCATGTCCACGGTCCTCGAAGCCATCGCGGCCCGCGCGGCCGGTGTCGAGGTGCTGGGGCTGTCGCTGGTGACGAACCTGGCGGCGGGCATCACCGGCGAGCCGCTCGACCACCTGGAAGTGCTGGAAGCCGGTCGGGTCGCGGCGAGTTCGATGGGCACGCTGCTGCGCGGGCTGGCCCTGCGCTCGTGA